A part of Vibrio sp. B1FLJ16 genomic DNA contains:
- the rplC gene encoding 50S ribosomal protein L3 — protein sequence MIGLIGRKVGMTRVFTEDGVSIPVTVVEVEANRVSQVKTLETDGYAAIQVTAGAKKANRVNKAEAGHFAKAGVEAGRGLWEFRLENGEEFEVGSELTVELFNETKKVDVTGTSKGKGFQGAVKRWNFRTQDATHGNSLSHRAPGSIGQCQTPGRVFKGKKMAGHMGAERVTTQNLEIVRVDAERNLLLIKGAVPGATGGNVIVKPAVKA from the coding sequence GGCGTTTCTATCCCAGTAACTGTTGTTGAAGTTGAAGCAAACCGCGTTTCTCAAGTGAAAACTCTAGAAACTGATGGCTACGCTGCAATCCAGGTTACTGCTGGTGCAAAGAAAGCTAACCGTGTAAACAAAGCTGAAGCAGGTCACTTTGCTAAAGCTGGCGTTGAAGCTGGTCGCGGTCTTTGGGAATTCCGTTTAGAAAACGGCGAAGAGTTCGAAGTTGGTTCAGAACTAACTGTTGAACTATTCAACGAAACTAAGAAAGTAGACGTTACTGGTACATCTAAAGGTAAAGGTTTCCAAGGCGCTGTTAAGCGTTGGAACTTCCGTACTCAAGATGCTACTCACGGTAACTCATTGTCTCACCGTGCTCCTGGTTCTATCGGTCAATGTCAGACTCCAGGTCGCGTATTTAAAGGCAAGAAAATGGCGGGTCACATGGGTGCTGAGCGTGTAACGACTCAAAACCTAGAGATCGTACGTGTTGACGCTGAGCGCAACCTGCTTCTTATTAAAGGTGCAGTCCCAGGCGCAACTGGCGGCAACGTGATCGTTAAACCAGCTGTTAAAGCATAA
- the rplD gene encoding 50S ribosomal protein L4 codes for MELMVKGADALTVSETTFGREFNEALVHQVVVAFAAGARQGTRAQKTRSEVSGGGAKPWRQKGTGRARAGTIRSPIWRTGGVTFAAKPQDHSQKVNKKMYRGAMKSILSELVRQERLIVVDNFSVEAPKTKELVAKLKELELTDALIVTSEVDENLFLAARNLYKVDARDVAGIDPVSLIAFDKVVMTAEAVKQVEEMLA; via the coding sequence ATGGAACTAATGGTTAAAGGTGCTGATGCACTAACTGTTTCCGAAACTACTTTCGGACGTGAGTTTAACGAAGCTCTTGTACACCAAGTAGTTGTTGCATTTGCAGCAGGTGCTCGTCAAGGTACTCGTGCTCAAAAAACACGTTCAGAAGTTTCTGGCGGTGGCGCTAAGCCATGGCGTCAAAAAGGTACTGGCCGTGCGCGTGCTGGTACAATTCGTAGCCCAATCTGGCGTACAGGTGGTGTTACTTTTGCTGCGAAACCACAAGATCACAGCCAAAAAGTAAACAAAAAAATGTACCGCGGTGCTATGAAGAGCATTCTTTCTGAGCTTGTTCGTCAAGAGCGTCTAATCGTTGTTGATAACTTCTCAGTTGAAGCACCAAAGACTAAAGAGCTAGTTGCTAAGCTTAAAGAGCTTGAGCTAACTGACGCTCTAATCGTGACTAGCGAAGTAGATGAGAATCTATTCCTAGCTGCTCGTAACCTATACAAAGTTGACGCACGTGATGTTGCTGGTATCGACCCAGTTTCTCTAATCGCGTTTGACAAAGTTGTAATGACTGCAGAAGCAGTTAAGCAAGTAGAGGAAATGCTAGCATGA
- the rplW gene encoding 50S ribosomal protein L23, which produces MITEERILKVLRAPHISEKATMAAEKANTIVFKVAKDATKKEIKAAVEKLFEVEVKSVNTLITKGKTKRQGLRQGRRSDVKKAYVTLKEGQDLDFVGGAE; this is translated from the coding sequence ATGATCACTGAAGAGCGTATCCTAAAAGTTCTACGTGCACCGCACATCTCTGAAAAAGCAACTATGGCAGCTGAGAAAGCGAACACTATCGTTTTCAAAGTAGCGAAAGATGCAACTAAAAAAGAGATCAAAGCAGCTGTAGAAAAGCTATTTGAAGTTGAAGTTAAGTCTGTAAATACTCTTATCACTAAGGGTAAGACCAAACGTCAAGGTCTACGCCAAGGTCGCCGCAGCGACGTTAAGAAAGCGTACGTTACTTTGAAAGAAGGTCAAGATCTTGACTTCGTTGGCGGCGCGGAATAA
- the rplB gene encoding 50S ribosomal protein L2, producing the protein MAIVKCKPTSPGRRHVVKVVNADLHKGKPYAPLLEKNSKNGGRNNNGRITVRHIGGGHKHHYRVIDFKRTKDGIPATVERLEYDPNRSANIALVLYKDGERRYILAPKGVAAGDVIQSGVDAPIKAGNTLPMRNIPVGSTVHNVELKPGKGGQLARSAGAYAQIVARDGAYVTIRLRSGEMRKVLSEGRATIGEVGNSEHMLRELGKAGASRWRGVRPTVRGVVMNPVDHPHGGGEGRTSGGRHPVSPWGMPTKGFKTRKNKRTDKYIVRRRNK; encoded by the coding sequence ATGGCTATTGTTAAATGTAAGCCGACTTCCCCTGGTCGTCGTCACGTCGTTAAAGTTGTTAACGCTGACCTACACAAGGGCAAGCCATACGCACCTCTTCTAGAGAAAAACTCTAAGAACGGTGGTCGTAACAACAACGGTCGTATCACAGTACGTCACATCGGTGGTGGTCACAAGCATCATTACCGTGTAATTGACTTCAAACGTACTAAAGATGGTATCCCAGCAACAGTTGAGCGTCTTGAATACGATCCAAACCGTAGCGCAAACATTGCTCTAGTTCTTTACAAAGACGGTGAGCGTCGCTACATCCTAGCACCTAAAGGCGTTGCAGCTGGTGATGTTATTCAGTCTGGTGTTGATGCACCAATCAAAGCTGGTAACACTCTACCAATGCGTAACATCCCAGTAGGTTCAACTGTACACAACGTTGAACTTAAGCCTGGTAAAGGTGGTCAGCTAGCTCGTTCGGCTGGTGCTTACGCTCAAATCGTTGCTCGCGACGGTGCGTACGTAACTATCCGTCTACGTTCTGGCGAAATGCGCAAAGTTCTTTCTGAAGGTCGTGCAACGATCGGTGAAGTTGGTAACTCTGAGCACATGCTACGTGAACTTGGTAAAGCTGGTGCTTCACGCTGGCGCGGCGTACGTCCAACCGTACGTGGTGTAGTAATGAACCCGGTTGATCACCCACATGGTGGTGGTGAAGGTCGTACTTCTGGTGGCCGTCATCCAGTATCTCCTTGGGGTATGCCAACTAAAGGCTTCAAGACTCGTAAGAACAAACGCACTGACAAGTACATCGTACGTCGTCGTAACAAGTAA
- the rpsS gene encoding 30S ribosomal protein S19, whose protein sequence is MPRSLKKGPFIDLHLLKKVEKAVESGDKKPIKTWSRRSMIIPTMIGLTIAVHNGRQHVPVFVTDEMIGHKLGEFAPTRTYRGHAADKKAKKR, encoded by the coding sequence ATGCCACGTTCTCTCAAGAAAGGTCCTTTTATTGACCTACACTTGCTGAAGAAGGTAGAGAAAGCGGTGGAAAGCGGAGACAAAAAGCCTATTAAGACTTGGTCCCGTCGTTCAATGATCATCCCTACGATGATCGGTTTGACCATCGCTGTCCATAATGGTCGTCAGCACGTACCAGTATTTGTAACTGATGAAATGATCGGTCACAAACTGGGCGAATTCGCGCCAACACGTACTTACCGCGGTCACGCTGCGGATAAGAAAGCTAAGAAGCGCTAA
- the rplV gene encoding 50S ribosomal protein L22 — protein MEAIAKHNFARISPQKARLVADLIRGKSVDQALEILTFSNKKAAALVKKVLESAIANAEHNEGADIDDLNVAKIFVDEGPTMKRIMPRAKGRADRILKRSSHITVVVADR, from the coding sequence ATGGAAGCAATTGCTAAACATAACTTTGCTCGCATTTCGCCTCAGAAAGCTCGCTTAGTTGCGGATCTAATCCGTGGTAAATCTGTTGACCAAGCTCTAGAAATCCTAACGTTCAGCAACAAAAAAGCTGCTGCACTAGTTAAGAAAGTTCTAGAGTCTGCTATCGCTAACGCGGAGCACAACGAAGGTGCAGATATTGACGATCTGAATGTCGCAAAAATCTTTGTAGATGAAGGCCCAACCATGAAGCGTATTATGCCTCGTGCTAAAGGTCGTGCGGATCGTATCTTGAAGCGTTCAAGCCACATCACTGTTGTTGTAGCAGATCGCTAG
- the rpsC gene encoding 30S ribosomal protein S3 encodes MGQKVHPNGIRLGIVKPWNATWFANTKDFADNLDGDFKVRQFLTSELKKASLSRIVIERPAKSIRVTIHTARPGVVIGKKGEDVEKLRAAVAKIAGVPAQINIAEVRKPELDAQLVGDSIASQLERRVMFRRAMKRAVQNAMRLGAKGIKVEVSGRLGGAEIARSEWYREGRVPLHTLRADIDYATSSAHTQYGVIGIKTWIFKGEILGGMPAANAVEPKGDKPKKQRKGRK; translated from the coding sequence ATGGGTCAAAAAGTACATCCAAATGGTATTCGTCTAGGCATCGTTAAGCCTTGGAATGCTACATGGTTTGCTAACACCAAAGATTTCGCTGACAACCTAGACGGCGACTTCAAGGTACGTCAGTTCCTTACAAGTGAACTGAAAAAAGCGTCTCTATCACGCATCGTTATCGAGCGTCCTGCTAAGAGCATCCGTGTGACTATTCACACTGCTCGTCCAGGCGTTGTTATCGGTAAGAAAGGTGAAGACGTTGAGAAGCTACGCGCAGCTGTAGCTAAAATTGCAGGTGTACCAGCGCAAATTAACATCGCTGAAGTACGTAAGCCTGAACTAGATGCACAACTTGTTGGTGATAGCATCGCGTCTCAGCTAGAGCGTCGTGTTATGTTCCGTCGTGCTATGAAGCGCGCGGTACAAAACGCAATGCGTCTAGGCGCTAAAGGTATCAAAGTGGAAGTAAGCGGTCGTCTAGGCGGCGCTGAAATCGCACGTTCTGAGTGGTACCGTGAAGGCCGTGTGCCTCTACACACTCTACGTGCTGACATTGATTACGCAACTTCTTCGGCTCACACTCAATACGGTGTGATCGGCATTAAAACTTGGATCTTCAAAGGTGAAATCCTAGGTGGTATGCCAGCAGCTAACGCTGTAGAGCCTAAAGGCGACAAGCCTAAGAAGCAGCGTAAAGGCCGTAAGTAA
- the rplP gene encoding 50S ribosomal protein L16: MLQPKRTKFRKVQTGRNRGLAKGTDVSFGEFGLKAVGRGRLTARQIEAARRAMTRHVKRQGKIWIRVFPDKPITEKPLEVRQGKGKGNVEYWVAQIQPGKVMYEMGGVPEELAREAFRLAARKLPFKTTFVTKQVM, from the coding sequence ATGCTACAACCTAAACGTACTAAGTTCCGTAAGGTTCAGACTGGTCGTAACCGTGGTCTAGCTAAAGGTACTGATGTAAGCTTCGGCGAATTCGGTCTTAAAGCTGTTGGCCGTGGTCGTCTAACTGCTCGTCAAATCGAAGCGGCACGTCGTGCAATGACACGTCACGTTAAGCGTCAAGGTAAAATCTGGATCCGCGTGTTCCCAGACAAACCAATCACAGAAAAACCACTTGAAGTTCGTCAAGGTAAGGGTAAAGGTAACGTTGAGTACTGGGTAGCCCAAATCCAACCTGGTAAGGTTATGTACGAAATGGGTGGTGTACCTGAAGAATTGGCACGTGAAGCGTTCCGTCTAGCGGCACGTAAACTGCCTTTCAAAACTACATTTGTAACTAAGCAGGTGATGTGA
- the rpmC gene encoding 50S ribosomal protein L29, with translation MKAQDLREKSVEELNAELMNLLREQFNLRMQAATGQLQQTHTLKAVRRDIARVKTVLTEKAGA, from the coding sequence ATGAAAGCACAAGATCTACGCGAGAAAAGCGTTGAAGAGCTTAACGCTGAGCTTATGAATTTGCTACGTGAACAGTTCAACTTGCGCATGCAAGCTGCAACTGGTCAGCTACAGCAAACTCATACTCTGAAAGCTGTACGCCGTGATATCGCACGTGTGAAAACTGTTTTGACTGAGAAGGCAGGCGCATAA
- the rpsQ gene encoding 30S ribosomal protein S17, producing the protein MSEVKRTQQGRVVSDKMDKSITVAIERFVKHPIYGKYVKRTTKVHAHDENNECGLGDTVEIAECRPLSKTKSWTLVKVLEKAKI; encoded by the coding sequence ATGAGCGAAGTAAAACGTACTCAACAAGGTCGTGTTGTTAGCGATAAGATGGACAAGTCTATCACTGTTGCTATCGAGCGTTTCGTAAAACACCCTATCTACGGTAAATACGTTAAGCGTACGACTAAAGTACACGCACATGACGAGAACAACGAGTGTGGCCTAGGCGACACAGTTGAAATCGCTGAGTGTCGTCCACTGTCTAAGACTAAGTCTTGGACTTTGGTAAAAGTTCTAGAAAAGGCGAAGATTTAA
- the rplN gene encoding 50S ribosomal protein L14 has product MIQMQSMLDAADNSGARSVMCIKVLGGSHRRYAHIGDVIKVTVKEAIPRGKVKKGDVLKAVVVRTRKGVRRPDGSVIRFDRNACVLLNDNTEQPIGTRIFGPVTRELRGDKFMKIVSLAPEVL; this is encoded by the coding sequence ATGATCCAAATGCAAAGTATGCTGGACGCAGCTGATAACTCAGGCGCACGCAGCGTAATGTGTATTAAGGTTCTGGGTGGCTCTCACCGCCGTTATGCACATATCGGTGACGTCATCAAAGTTACTGTGAAGGAAGCAATTCCTCGCGGTAAAGTAAAAAAAGGTGATGTTCTGAAGGCGGTGGTAGTGCGCACCCGTAAAGGCGTACGTCGTCCTGACGGTTCTGTCATTCGCTTCGACCGAAATGCTTGCGTATTGTTGAACGACAATACAGAGCAACCAATCGGTACACGTATCTTTGGTCCTGTGACACGCGAACTTCGTGGCGATAAGTTCATGAAGATCGTTTCACTGGCTCCAGAAGTTCTGTAA
- the rplX gene encoding 50S ribosomal protein L24 has translation MAAKIRRNDEVIVLAGKDKGKKGKVTKVLATGKVIVEGINLVKKHQKPVPALGQQGGIVEQEAAIDASNVAIFNAATGKADRIGFRFEDGKKVRFFKSNGETVSN, from the coding sequence ATGGCAGCTAAAATCCGTCGTAACGACGAAGTAATCGTTCTTGCTGGTAAAGACAAAGGCAAGAAAGGTAAAGTAACTAAGGTTCTAGCAACCGGTAAAGTTATCGTTGAAGGTATCAACCTTGTTAAGAAGCACCAAAAGCCGGTTCCGGCTCTAGGTCAACAAGGTGGCATCGTTGAACAAGAAGCAGCAATTGATGCTTCTAACGTTGCAATCTTTAACGCAGCTACTGGTAAAGCTGACCGTATCGGTTTCCGTTTTGAAGATGGTAAGAAAGTTCGTTTCTTTAAGTCTAACGGCGAAACCGTTTCTAACTAA
- the rplE gene encoding 50S ribosomal protein L5 encodes MAKLHDYYKSSVVAELTKQFSYTSVMQVPRIEKITLNMGVGEAINDKKLLENAASDMATISGQKPLITKARKSVAGFKIREGYPIGCKVTLRGERMWDFLERLINIALPRVRDFRGVSAKSFDGRGNYSMGVREQIIFPEIDFDKVDRVRGLDITITTSAGTDEEGRALLAAFNFPFRK; translated from the coding sequence ATGGCGAAACTGCATGATTACTACAAGTCGTCTGTAGTCGCTGAACTGACCAAACAGTTCAGCTACACAAGCGTCATGCAAGTCCCTAGAATCGAGAAAATCACCCTAAACATGGGTGTTGGTGAAGCAATCAACGATAAGAAACTGCTAGAAAATGCAGCGTCTGATATGGCAACGATCTCTGGTCAAAAGCCACTTATCACAAAAGCGCGCAAATCTGTTGCAGGTTTCAAAATCCGTGAAGGCTACCCTATCGGTTGTAAAGTAACCTTGCGTGGCGAACGTATGTGGGATTTTCTTGAGCGTTTAATTAACATCGCTCTACCACGTGTACGTGACTTCCGTGGCGTTAGCGCTAAGTCTTTTGACGGACGCGGTAACTACAGCATGGGCGTTCGCGAGCAAATCATCTTCCCGGAAATCGACTTTGATAAAGTTGATCGAGTACGCGGTCTAGACATCACTATTACGACGTCTGCTGGTACTGATGAGGAAGGCCGTGCTCTGCTGGCTGCCTTTAACTTCCCATTCCGTAAGTAA
- the rpsN gene encoding 30S ribosomal protein S14 encodes MAKNSMKAREAKRAKLVAKFAEKRAALKAIISDVNASEEDRWNAVLTLQSLPRDSSASRQRNRCNQTGRPHGYLRKFGLSRIKVREACMKGEIPGLRKASW; translated from the coding sequence ATGGCTAAAAATTCAATGAAAGCACGTGAAGCAAAACGTGCGAAGCTAGTAGCTAAGTTCGCTGAAAAGCGTGCAGCGCTAAAAGCTATCATCAGCGATGTAAACGCATCTGAAGAAGATCGTTGGAACGCAGTTCTTACACTGCAATCTCTTCCACGTGATTCAAGTGCATCACGTCAGCGCAACCGTTGCAACCAAACTGGTCGTCCACACGGTTACCTACGTAAGTTCGGTCTAAGCCGTATTAAGGTTCGTGAAGCTTGCATGAAAGGCGAGATTCCGGGTCTTCGTAAGGCTAGCTGGTAA
- the rpsH gene encoding 30S ribosomal protein S8, which yields MSMQDPISDMLTRVRNGQAANKVAVKMPSSKLKVAIAALLKAEGYIVDFAVEGEAKPELEVTLKYFQAKPVIEQLKRVSRPGLRVYKKKDELPSVMGGLGIAIVSTSKGLMSDRAARKAGLGGEIICYVA from the coding sequence ATGAGCATGCAAGATCCGATTTCGGATATGCTGACCCGCGTTCGTAACGGTCAGGCAGCAAACAAAGTTGCTGTAAAAATGCCTTCTTCAAAGCTTAAAGTTGCAATTGCTGCACTACTAAAAGCTGAAGGTTACATCGTTGACTTCGCTGTTGAAGGCGAAGCAAAACCTGAGCTAGAAGTTACACTTAAGTACTTCCAAGCAAAACCAGTAATCGAGCAACTTAAACGTGTTTCTCGTCCAGGTCTACGTGTTTACAAGAAGAAAGATGAACTTCCTTCTGTAATGGGTGGTCTTGGTATTGCTATCGTTTCTACTTCCAAGGGTCTTATGTCAGACCGCGCTGCACGTAAAGCAGGTCTTGGTGGTGAAATCATCTGCTACGTAGCTTAA
- the rplF gene encoding 50S ribosomal protein L6 gives MSRVAKAPVAIPAGVEVKLNGQEITVKGAKGELTRVLNDAVVIAQEENNLTFGPKEGFANAWAQAGTARALVNNMVVGVTEGFTKKLTLKGVGYRAAIKGNAVGLTLGFSHPVEHELPAGIKAECPSQTEIVITGCDKQLVGQVAADIRSYRQPEPYKGKGVRYADENVRTKEAKKK, from the coding sequence ATGTCTCGTGTTGCAAAAGCACCTGTCGCTATTCCAGCTGGCGTAGAGGTGAAACTAAACGGCCAAGAAATCACTGTAAAAGGTGCTAAAGGCGAACTAACTCGCGTTCTTAACGATGCAGTTGTGATCGCTCAGGAAGAAAACAACCTAACTTTCGGTCCTAAAGAAGGTTTTGCTAACGCATGGGCACAAGCAGGTACTGCTCGTGCACTAGTTAACAACATGGTTGTTGGTGTTACTGAAGGCTTTACTAAGAAGCTAACTCTTAAAGGTGTTGGTTACCGTGCTGCTATTAAAGGCAACGCTGTAGGTCTAACACTAGGCTTCTCACACCCAGTTGAGCACGAGTTGCCAGCGGGTATTAAAGCTGAATGTCCAAGCCAAACTGAAATCGTGATCACTGGTTGTGACAAACAACTAGTTGGTCAAGTTGCGGCTGACATTCGTTCTTACCGTCAACCTGAGCCTTACAAAGGTAAAGGTGTTCGTTACGCAGATGAAAATGTGCGTACTAAAGAAGCTAAGAAGAAGTAA
- the rplR gene encoding 50S ribosomal protein L18: MDKKASRIRRATRARRKIAELGATRLVVHRTPRHVYAQVIAANGSEVIAAASTVEKAIREQVKYTGNVDAAKAVGKAVAERALEKGVTAVAFDRSGFQYHGRVAALAESAREAGLKF; the protein is encoded by the coding sequence ATGGATAAGAAAGCATCTCGCATCCGTCGTGCTACACGCGCACGTCGTAAGATTGCAGAACTGGGTGCGACTCGCCTAGTTGTACACCGTACTCCTCGTCACGTGTACGCACAGGTTATCGCGGCTAATGGCTCTGAGGTTATCGCAGCAGCTTCTACTGTAGAAAAAGCGATCCGTGAGCAAGTGAAATACACTGGTAACGTTGATGCAGCTAAAGCAGTAGGTAAAGCTGTTGCTGAGCGCGCTCTTGAAAAAGGCGTAACTGCAGTTGCATTTGATCGTTCTGGTTTCCAATACCACGGTCGAGTAGCGGCGCTAGCAGAATCTGCTCGCGAAGCTGGTCTGAAATTCTAA
- the rpsE gene encoding 30S ribosomal protein S5, which yields MAKEQQVQANDLQEKLIAVNRVSKTVKGGRIMSFTALTVVGDGNGRVGFGYGKAREVPAAIQKAMEKARRNMTTIALNEGTLHHPVKGRHSGSKVYMQPAAEGTGVIAGGAMRAVLEVAGVHNVLSKAYGSTNPINIVRATIDALGSMKSPEMVAAKRGLTVESISE from the coding sequence ATGGCTAAAGAACAACAAGTTCAAGCGAATGATTTGCAAGAAAAATTAATCGCAGTTAACCGTGTTTCTAAAACGGTTAAAGGTGGTCGAATCATGAGCTTCACTGCACTAACAGTAGTTGGTGACGGTAATGGTCGTGTAGGTTTCGGTTACGGCAAAGCTCGTGAAGTACCTGCAGCGATCCAAAAAGCAATGGAAAAAGCGCGTCGTAACATGACTACGATCGCTCTAAACGAAGGCACTCTTCACCACCCAGTGAAAGGTCGCCATTCGGGCTCTAAAGTTTACATGCAGCCTGCTGCTGAAGGTACTGGTGTTATCGCAGGTGGTGCGATGCGTGCAGTACTAGAAGTTGCTGGTGTACACAACGTACTATCTAAAGCATACGGTTCTACGAACCCTATCAACATCGTTCGTGCAACGATCGATGCACTAGGTAGCATGAAGTCACCAGAAATGGTTGCTGCTAAACGTGGTCTAACTGTTGAATCTATTTCGGAGTAA
- the rpmD gene encoding 50S ribosomal protein L30 — protein MATIKVTQTKSSIGRLPKHKATLRGLGLRKINHTVELEDTPCVRGMINKVYYMVKVEE, from the coding sequence ATGGCAACTATTAAAGTAACTCAAACTAAAAGCTCAATTGGTCGTCTGCCTAAGCACAAAGCTACTTTGCGCGGTCTAGGTCTTCGTAAAATCAACCACACAGTAGAACTTGAAGATACTCCGTGCGTGCGCGGCATGATCAACAAGGTTTACTACATGGTTAAAGTTGAGGAGTAA
- the rplO gene encoding 50S ribosomal protein L15 — MRLNTLAPAAGSKHAPKRLGRGIGSGLGKTGGRGHKGQKSRSGGKVRPGFEGGQMPLKQRLPKFGFTSRKSLVSAEVRLAELAKVSGDVVDLNSLKAANVITKNIEFVKVVLSGEINKAVTVKGLRVTKGAKAAIEAAGGKIEE, encoded by the coding sequence ATGCGTTTGAATACTCTAGCACCGGCTGCTGGCTCTAAGCACGCTCCTAAGCGTCTAGGTCGCGGTATCGGTTCTGGCCTAGGTAAAACTGGTGGCCGTGGTCACAAAGGTCAAAAATCACGTTCTGGCGGTAAAGTTCGTCCAGGTTTCGAAGGCGGTCAGATGCCTCTGAAACAACGTCTACCAAAATTCGGTTTCACTTCTCGTAAGAGCCTAGTGTCTGCTGAAGTTCGTCTAGCTGAGCTAGCGAAAGTTTCTGGTGACGTGGTTGATCTAAACAGCCTTAAAGCTGCTAACGTCATCACTAAGAACATCGAATTCGTAAAAGTTGTTCTTTCTGGTGAAATCAACAAAGCAGTGACTGTTAAAGGTCTACGTGTGACTAAAGGCGCTAAAGCTGCAATCGAAGCTGCAGGCGGTAAAATCGAGGAATAA
- the secY gene encoding preprotein translocase subunit SecY, giving the protein MAKKPGQDFRSAQSGLSELKSRLLFVIGALLVFRAGSFVPIPGIDAAVLADLFDQQKGTIVEMFNMFSGGALERASILALGIMPYISASIVVQLLTVVHPALAELKKEGEAGRRKISQYTRYGTLVLATFQAIGIATGLPNMVDNLVVINQTMFTLIATVSLVTGTMFLMWLGEQITERGIGNGISLLIFAGIVAGLPSAIGQTIEQARQGELHVLLLLLIAVLAFAVIYFVVFMERGQRRIVVNYAKRQQGRKVFAAQSSHLPLKINMAGVIPAIFASSIILFPGTLAQWFGQNGESSTFGWLTDVSLALSPGQPLYVMLYAAAIIFFCFFYTALVFNPRETADNLKKSGAFVPGIRPGEQTAKYIDKVMTRLTLAGALYITFICLIPEFMMVAWNVRFYFGGTSLLIVVVVIMDFMAQVQTHLMSQQYDSVLKKANLKGYGR; this is encoded by the coding sequence ATGGCTAAGAAACCAGGACAAGATTTTCGTAGTGCTCAGAGCGGCTTAAGTGAGCTGAAGTCGCGCTTATTATTCGTAATTGGTGCACTTTTAGTATTCCGAGCAGGCTCTTTTGTGCCGATCCCTGGTATTGACGCTGCTGTACTTGCCGATTTGTTCGACCAGCAAAAAGGTACCATCGTTGAAATGTTTAACATGTTCTCCGGTGGTGCTCTTGAGCGTGCATCTATATTAGCATTGGGCATCATGCCGTATATTTCGGCATCTATTGTTGTCCAATTGCTAACTGTAGTTCATCCAGCGTTAGCTGAACTCAAAAAAGAGGGTGAAGCAGGCCGTCGTAAGATTAGCCAATACACACGCTACGGCACGCTTGTACTTGCAACATTCCAGGCTATAGGTATAGCAACAGGCTTACCGAACATGGTCGACAATCTGGTTGTTATCAACCAAACCATGTTCACGCTTATTGCTACCGTAAGTTTAGTAACCGGCACCATGTTCTTAATGTGGTTAGGTGAACAAATTACAGAGCGTGGAATTGGTAACGGTATTTCGTTACTGATTTTTGCAGGTATTGTTGCTGGATTGCCTTCTGCAATCGGTCAAACAATCGAGCAAGCGCGTCAAGGTGAATTGCATGTACTTCTTCTGTTGCTAATCGCGGTATTAGCTTTTGCAGTAATTTACTTCGTTGTTTTCATGGAACGTGGTCAACGCCGAATCGTTGTTAACTACGCGAAACGTCAACAAGGTCGTAAAGTATTTGCTGCGCAAAGCTCGCATCTGCCACTTAAAATTAATATGGCAGGTGTTATTCCAGCGATTTTTGCATCAAGCATTATCCTGTTCCCAGGAACACTGGCTCAGTGGTTTGGTCAGAACGGTGAGAGCAGCACGTTCGGTTGGTTAACTGACGTGTCTTTGGCTCTTAGCCCAGGTCAACCTCTGTATGTAATGCTTTATGCAGCAGCAATTATCTTCTTCTGTTTCTTTTACACGGCGTTGGTTTTCAACCCGCGTGAAACAGCAGATAACTTGAAGAAGTCTGGTGCATTCGTACCCGGTATCCGCCCAGGTGAGCAGACAGCGAAATACATTGATAAAGTAATGACACGTTTAACCCTTGCTGGTGCACTGTACATTACCTTTATCTGTCTGATTCCCGAGTTCATGATGGTCGCGTGGAACGTACGTTTCTACTTCGGCGGTACATCACTACTTATCGTAGTTGTTGTAATTATGGACTTTATGGCACAGGTACAGACTCATCTGATGTCCCAACAGTATGATTCTGTGTTGAAGAAAGCGAATCTGAAAGGATACGGCCGTTAA
- the rpmJ gene encoding 50S ribosomal protein L36 codes for MKVRASVKKICRNCKVIKRNGVVRVICSEPKHKQRQG; via the coding sequence ATGAAAGTTCGTGCTTCCGTTAAAAAAATCTGCCGTAACTGTAAAGTAATCAAGCGTAACGGTGTCGTTCGCGTGATTTGCAGTGAGCCAAAGCACAAACAGCGCCAAGGCTAA